Below is a window of Halomonas sp. Bachu 37 DNA.
GGGGCCTCGCCCCATTGGCGCTGGTTGGGTGCCTTCGGGGCGTTCACGGTGTTCTGCATCCTGTCGTTCTATTCGGTGGTATCCGGCTGGTCGATCGAGTTTCTGGTGGCTTCCATCAACGGTCAGTTTACCGGGGCCAGCGCCGAGCAGGTGGGCGCGGGCTTCAATGCTTTCCTTGCCAATCCCTGGCTGCTGGTGTTCAACCATTCGCTCTTCCTGTTCATGACCATGACCGTGGTGGCGGCGGGAGTGGCCAAGGGCCTGGAGAAGCTCAACAACCTGCTGATGCCGCTACTGTACCTGCTGTTGCTGCTCCTGGCAGGCTATGCCGCCACCACCGAAGGGTTCGGGCCGGCCCTGGCATGGCTGTTCACTCCCAACCTTGCGGCGATAACACCCGAGGTGGTGCTGCATGCCCTGGGCCATGCCTTCTTTACCCTGGCGGTCGGTGCCTGTGCATTGATGGCTTATGGTGCCTACATGCCCGAAGAGCAGAGCCTGCCCAAGGCGGCCGCCGCGGTGGCGGTGCTGGATATCAGCGTGGCCTTGCTGGCGGGAATCGCCATCTTTTCGGTGGTATTCGCTCAAGGGCTCGACCCCGCCGAAGGGCCGGGGTTGATGTTCGTCACCCTGCCTATCGCCTTTTCGCATATTCCCTGGGGAGCACTGTGGCTGAGCATCTTCTTTTTGCTTCTGCTGCTGGCGACCTGGACCTCCGCCATCAACCTGGCCGAACCGATGGTGGCCACCTTGCAGGGGCTGGGGTGGGGCCGGGGCCTGTCGGCGGCGGCGGTGGGTTTGAGCGTGTGGCTGCTCGGTCTGCTGTCGGCGCTGTCGTTTTCCGTACTGGCGGATTTCCGCCCGCTGCTGGGGCGCAACGTATTCGAGCTGGTGAGCAGCATTCCGCCGGATATCTTCCTGCCCCTGGGCGGGTTGCTCATCGCCATTTTTGCCGCCTGGGTCATGCCCCAGCCAGCCGCCGCCAGCGCACTCGGAGTTGGCGAAGGGCGCTTTCGCCTGTGGCGGGGCGTGGTGCGCTGGATTTCGATACCGCTGACGTTCGTCGTGCTGCTGAGCGCCTTGTTGTAGAGTGAGGAAGACGGAACCCACCAATGACAGGAGAAATGCAATGAGCCATGCAGCCATTCGCTCGTTTCAGGGCCATACGCCGCAATTGGGCGAGCGTGTCTTCATCGACCCGGCGAGCGTGGTGCTGGGGGATGTGGTGCTGGGCGATGACTGTTCGGTATGGCCGATGACGGTAATCCGCGGTGACATGCATCGTATCCGCATCGGCGCGCGCACCAGCGTTCAGGATGGTAGTGTCCTGCATATCACCCATGCCAGCGACTTCAATCCCGACGGCTTCCCGCTGACCATCGGCGACGACGTCACCATCGGCCACAAGGCGATCCTGCACGGATGCACCCTGGGTAGCCGTATTCTGGTGGGAATGGGATCGGTAGTCATGGATGGGGCGGTGGTCGAGGACGAAGTCATCATCGCTGCGGGAGCCGTGGTCACTCCCGGCAAGCACTTGCCCAGCGGTTTCGTCTATGCCGGTAATCCAGCCAAGGCGTTACGCCCGCTCAAGGACAAGGAGCGTGCCTTCTTTCCCTATACCGCCGGCAACTATGTGAAGCTCAAGGATCAGTATCTGCAACAAACGGTGACCTAAACTACCGTTTAGCCAACGTTTTTTCTCAAGAATCTATGTTGCGACACGCTATATTCTGATAATTTATACAGTTTTTCAGAGCTGTCGCGACATGGCCGATTTTCGTACCCACATCACCATCGCCACCGTCGGCGGCGCGCTGTTCGCCTATGGCGGCTGGCAGGCGCAGTGGTGGCCGGGCTCCCAGGCGCTGTTGATGCCGGCCTTGGTGGCGTTCGGCGGCATCCTGCCGGATATCGATGCCGACCGGTCGCGCTCCATCCGGTTGATTTTCAACCTGCTTTCCGTACCCGCCCTGGTGCTGGGCGCACTGCTGCTGCAGCCCTGGCTGACCCCTGGGGTGTTACTGCTGAGCTGCGGCGCCATCTATTTTTCGGTGCGCTATCTGGGAGGAGTGCTGTTCGCTCGCCTGACGGTGCATCGAGGTATCTGGCACTCGCTGATGGCGGGGATGCTGTGCAGTTTCATAGCGGCGGCCTTGAGCTTTCAGCTACTGGGCCAGGAATCATGGTTGGCCTGGTGCCATGGCGTGGCAGTAGGCTTGGGGTTTCTGATTCATCTGCTGCTCGACGAGTTGTATAGCGTGGATCTCGAGGGCGCGCGGCTGAAGCGCTCTTTCGGTACCGCCTTGAAGCTCTGCGATGGCCGCCGGCCGGTCTCCTCGCTGCTGATGCTGATCGCCACTGGGGCGTTACTGCCCTGGGTGCCGCCATGGCATGTACTGGGGGATATTCTGGTTCAGGGATCACTGTTGTGGCGGTAATCGTCGGCTTTCAGTTGGTGTTTCTTGAGCTTGTCGTAAAGTGTCTTGCGCGGAATGCCCAGCTGGTGGCAAACGTCGCTGACCCGCCCACGATGACGGGCCAGGGCCTGGCTGATCAGGCTTTTCTCGAACAGCTCCACCTGGCGGGGCAGGTTGGGTTCACGGGTATCGGTGGCGCTTCCTTCCAGCAGTGCGTCGAGGCGGTAGTCGAACGCCGCGCCCAGCAGCACGTAGCGCTCGGCGAGGTTGCGCAATTCCCGCACGTTGCCCGGCCAGTCATGGGCCAGCAGCACGGCGATGCCGCTGGCGTCCAGGCTGGGAACTTCGAGTCCGCTGCGATTGCCCGCCACCACGGCAAAGTGCTGGAACAGCAGCGGAATGTCTTCGCGCCTTTCGCGCAAGGGCGGCAGCGCCAGGGTCACCACGTTGAGCCGGTAATAGAGGTCTTCGCGAAAATCGCCGTTTTCGGCAGCGGTTTTCAGATCGACCTTGGTGGCGGTGATGACGCGCAGATCCAGGGGCACCGTCTCGTTGGCGCCCAGGCGCTCGACCGAGCGCTCCTGCAATACCCGTAGCAGCTTGACCTGCAGGGCCAGCGGCATCGACTCGATCTCGTCGAGGAACACGGTGCCGCCATTGGCGTGTTCGAACTTGCCGATACGCCGCTCGACAGCGCCGGTGAACGCGCCCTTCTCATGGCCGAACAGCTCGGACTCGATAGTGCTCTCCGGTACTGCGCCGCAGTTGATGGCCATGAAGGGTTTGCCGCGCCGCGAGCTGCGTTCGTGGATGGCGCGCGCCACCAGGTCCTTGCCGGTGCCGGTTTCACCGAAGAGCAGCACATCGGCTTCCACCTGGCTGATGCGCTGGATCATGGCAGCCAGGCGTGAAATGACCGCAGTGCGCCCCACCAGCCGCGGCCCCAGCGCCGCCTGTTGCACTTCCAGTTCCGCTTTCAGGCGGCGGTTTTCCAGGCTCAGTTGGCGCTTCTCCAGGCCCCGGCGGACCAC
It encodes the following:
- a CDS encoding gamma carbonic anhydrase family protein is translated as MSHAAIRSFQGHTPQLGERVFIDPASVVLGDVVLGDDCSVWPMTVIRGDMHRIRIGARTSVQDGSVLHITHASDFNPDGFPLTIGDDVTIGHKAILHGCTLGSRILVGMGSVVMDGAVVEDEVIIAAGAVVTPGKHLPSGFVYAGNPAKALRPLKDKERAFFPYTAGNYVKLKDQYLQQTVT
- a CDS encoding metal-dependent hydrolase, yielding MADFRTHITIATVGGALFAYGGWQAQWWPGSQALLMPALVAFGGILPDIDADRSRSIRLIFNLLSVPALVLGALLLQPWLTPGVLLLSCGAIYFSVRYLGGVLFARLTVHRGIWHSLMAGMLCSFIAAALSFQLLGQESWLAWCHGVAVGLGFLIHLLLDELYSVDLEGARLKRSFGTALKLCDGRRPVSSLLMLIATGALLPWVPPWHVLGDILVQGSLLWR
- a CDS encoding sodium-dependent transporter, which gives rise to MSETLERWGSKRAFILAVTGAAVGLGNIWRFPYIAGENGGAAFLLVYIAFVLLLGLPVMMAEILIGRAGRRGPMQSLGTLAAEAGASPHWRWLGAFGAFTVFCILSFYSVVSGWSIEFLVASINGQFTGASAEQVGAGFNAFLANPWLLVFNHSLFLFMTMTVVAAGVAKGLEKLNNLLMPLLYLLLLLLAGYAATTEGFGPALAWLFTPNLAAITPEVVLHALGHAFFTLAVGACALMAYGAYMPEEQSLPKAAAAVAVLDISVALLAGIAIFSVVFAQGLDPAEGPGLMFVTLPIAFSHIPWGALWLSIFFLLLLLATWTSAINLAEPMVATLQGLGWGRGLSAAAVGLSVWLLGLLSALSFSVLADFRPLLGRNVFELVSSIPPDIFLPLGGLLIAIFAAWVMPQPAAASALGVGEGRFRLWRGVVRWISIPLTFVVLLSALL
- a CDS encoding sigma-54 dependent transcriptional regulator; the protein is MHEPATSPVMVIDDEAHLRITASQTLELAGYTPHCYDNAEEALSQLPLDFPGVVVSDIRMPGMDGMALLRQLHQRDPTLPVILITGHGDISTAVEAMREGAWDFLEKPFAGDQLVEVVRRGLEKRQLSLENRRLKAELEVQQAALGPRLVGRTAVISRLAAMIQRISQVEADVLLFGETGTGKDLVARAIHERSSRRGKPFMAINCGAVPESTIESELFGHEKGAFTGAVERRIGKFEHANGGTVFLDEIESMPLALQVKLLRVLQERSVERLGANETVPLDLRVITATKVDLKTAAENGDFREDLYYRLNVVTLALPPLRERREDIPLLFQHFAVVAGNRSGLEVPSLDASGIAVLLAHDWPGNVRELRNLAERYVLLGAAFDYRLDALLEGSATDTREPNLPRQVELFEKSLISQALARHRGRVSDVCHQLGIPRKTLYDKLKKHQLKADDYRHNSDP